The Cohnella abietis genome has a segment encoding these proteins:
- a CDS encoding RNA polymerase sigma factor produces the protein MKPAGSNNKENFAKDPSQALEQLMESFGSTVMKTAYFYTGDRHLAEDISQEVFLRAYRNWNSFRGDSAVKTWLTTIAINVCRDKMGVRMFAEQPTDPSQMERGRTINVEEEVLRRLQKSVILRHLLRIPLPYQEALYLYYYLDLNTREIAEATSSPEGTVRNRLHRAREALAREMRKEETINEGHGE, from the coding sequence GTGAAGCCGGCCGGCTCGAATAACAAGGAAAATTTCGCGAAAGATCCCTCTCAAGCTCTAGAGCAGCTGATGGAAAGCTTTGGCTCGACGGTCATGAAGACCGCTTATTTTTATACAGGAGATCGGCATCTTGCCGAGGATATTAGCCAGGAGGTATTCCTGCGCGCTTATCGTAACTGGAACTCGTTTCGGGGAGATAGCGCGGTCAAAACCTGGTTGACGACGATCGCCATCAACGTTTGTAGAGACAAGATGGGCGTGCGGATGTTTGCTGAACAGCCGACCGATCCCAGCCAGATGGAGCGGGGACGGACAATCAACGTGGAAGAAGAAGTGCTTAGAAGATTGCAGAAAAGTGTGATTTTGCGGCATTTGCTGCGTATACCTCTGCCGTATCAGGAGGCTTTGTATCTATATTACTATCTGGACCTGAACACACGGGAAATCGCGGAAGCGACTTCGTCGCCCGAGGGTACCGTGAGAAACAGGTTGCACCGAGCGCGCGAGGCGTTGGCTCGGGAAATGCGTAAGGAGGAGACAATTAATGAAGGACATGGAGAGTAA
- a CDS encoding DUF4367 domain-containing protein has protein sequence MKDMESKLSQHLRKESDDMLFSGMEMSDSVKQKIRKQAAAEQKNRRFVLPKAWLAGAAAVVAAVVIVTGLPMLKEPAAVPAPTNNSTGTVLPGNGGATGSELSQLITTPFGTAEAAQTAFGTGVLVPQVAPEGFKLAEVVGVGMKDQPLRDLNFTYGSGDKTVTFSASHMPATFPTDLFTSTKVGGADGFIFEQEGFTELFWVVDGIQYGVSGPISGIEAMKVAESVES, from the coding sequence ATGAAGGACATGGAGAGTAAACTGAGTCAACATTTACGAAAGGAGTCGGATGATATGTTGTTTTCCGGAATGGAAATGAGCGATAGCGTTAAACAGAAAATTAGGAAGCAAGCAGCCGCGGAGCAGAAAAACCGCCGATTCGTTCTTCCGAAAGCCTGGCTTGCAGGAGCGGCTGCGGTAGTCGCGGCGGTCGTCATCGTGACGGGATTGCCGATGCTGAAAGAGCCCGCCGCGGTTCCGGCGCCAACGAATAATTCGACGGGAACCGTGCTACCCGGAAACGGAGGAGCCACAGGTTCGGAGCTGTCCCAATTGATCACGACACCGTTCGGAACGGCAGAGGCAGCGCAAACGGCTTTCGGTACCGGTGTGCTTGTTCCTCAAGTCGCCCCGGAAGGCTTCAAATTGGCTGAGGTTGTCGGCGTAGGAATGAAGGACCAACCGCTCAGAGATTTGAACTTCACATACGGCTCGGGTGATAAGACGGTGACGTTCAGCGCGAGCCACATGCCGGCGACATTCCCGACGGACCTGTTCACATCGACGAAAGTGGGCGGAGCGGATGGCTTTATTTTCGAGCAAGAAGGGTTCACGGAGCTGTTCTGGGTAGTTGACGGAATTCAGTATGGCGTGTCCGGCCCGATCTCTGGCATTGAGGCCATGAAGGTCGCCGAATCGGTCGAGTCTTAA
- a CDS encoding acyltransferase family protein, whose product MHRETSEKKLFYLDGIRGLAALAVVIAHYIQVFYPAALNGRPQQAHSEWDIWYGHSPINLFYNGQFAVCLFFVLSGYVLSVKMFEKEIDSENFQKLLRSSAIRRYIRLAVPAAVSVLLAYLAIITNAFHLHEIWGTTWTDMKKDYYALDTNVYTVIKAAIFDPFFRFNAHPYNPVLWTMGYELLGSFLIFGFIALFGRVNKRWIVYVVLSIAFIQTYFVAFLWGMLLADLLKHKWVQSKITAVLVLLMGIYLGSAPYTALMGTMYEPIEVWTKNINEWFQFNIDPRLLARNLGSAMILFALLRLRVLQHVFGWKPFAYLGQISFSIYLIHFTFLNTFSAFLFSKVIHHFSYNLAYAITFMVSMVPLFILSHYYMKYIDQGALKLARKVEKKMTA is encoded by the coding sequence ATGCATAGAGAGACATCCGAAAAAAAGCTATTCTATTTGGATGGCATTAGGGGACTTGCGGCATTAGCCGTCGTTATTGCGCACTATATTCAAGTATTTTATCCAGCTGCGTTAAATGGAAGACCGCAACAAGCACATTCTGAATGGGATATTTGGTACGGGCATTCTCCTATTAATTTATTTTATAATGGACAATTTGCCGTTTGCTTGTTTTTTGTGCTGAGTGGTTATGTGCTAAGTGTCAAAATGTTTGAAAAAGAGATTGATAGTGAAAACTTTCAAAAATTGTTGCGTTCCAGCGCCATACGAAGGTACATTCGTCTTGCTGTGCCGGCAGCAGTATCCGTATTGTTGGCGTATCTAGCCATAATTACGAATGCCTTTCATCTCCATGAAATATGGGGAACAACTTGGACGGATATGAAAAAGGACTACTACGCTTTAGATACAAATGTATATACCGTTATCAAGGCAGCTATTTTTGATCCGTTTTTCCGCTTTAACGCACATCCTTACAATCCAGTCCTTTGGACAATGGGCTATGAGCTATTAGGTTCTTTTTTAATTTTCGGTTTTATTGCTTTATTCGGACGAGTGAATAAAAGATGGATTGTGTATGTAGTCTTATCCATTGCGTTTATTCAAACCTATTTTGTCGCTTTTTTGTGGGGAATGCTGCTTGCCGACTTGCTCAAGCACAAATGGGTTCAAAGTAAAATAACGGCAGTACTTGTGCTTTTAATGGGGATTTACTTAGGTTCGGCGCCTTATACTGCATTAATGGGGACTATGTACGAACCGATAGAAGTCTGGACAAAAAATATTAATGAATGGTTTCAATTTAACATTGATCCACGATTGCTTGCACGAAATTTAGGCTCTGCTATGATATTGTTTGCTTTGCTTCGTTTAAGAGTGCTGCAGCATGTGTTTGGATGGAAACCGTTTGCTTATTTAGGGCAGATTTCATTTTCCATTTACCTCATTCATTTCACTTTCCTAAATACGTTCTCCGCGTTTCTGTTTAGTAAAGTGATTCATCATTTTAGCTATAATCTTGCCTATGCCATTACGTTTATGGTTTCCATGGTGCCCTTATTTATTTTGTCGCATTATTACATGAAATATATCGATCAAGGTGCTTTAAAACTAGCTCGTAAAGTTGAAAAAAAGATGACTGCATAA
- a CDS encoding epoxide hydrolase family protein, with protein MVVERFHIHASDELLDDLKYKLQHIRWPTQLESSDWDRGTELNFLQSLVSYWRDHYDWRAQESRLNSFAQFSCSIDGIDVHFVHERGKGPNPLPIILTHGWPDSYLRYEKIIPLLTDPVSYGGDPEDSFDVIVPSLPGFGFSSRPTLSGVNNFRVSEIWAKLLTTELGYKKFAAAGGDVGSGVTRYLAANHPELLVGIHLTDVGIIRDLLNSNDAEVSSEEERQYKRNAAKWISQEGGYMSLQSTKPQTLAYGLSDSPVGLASWIIEKFRSWSDCNGDLSRKFSEDELLTHIMIYWVTNTIGSSANIYYENSHSLPPLGRIEVPTGIAIFPADIVLPPREWVERNLNVTRWTLMPRGGHFTAMEEPELIVDDIRAFFRPLRTFS; from the coding sequence ATGGTCGTAGAACGTTTTCACATTCATGCCTCCGATGAGCTCCTTGATGATCTCAAATATAAACTACAACATATCCGGTGGCCCACACAGTTAGAGAGCTCGGATTGGGATCGAGGAACAGAATTAAATTTTTTACAGTCGCTCGTTTCGTACTGGAGAGACCATTATGATTGGCGCGCACAAGAATCTAGGTTGAATAGCTTCGCCCAGTTCTCTTGCAGCATTGATGGAATAGATGTGCACTTCGTACATGAACGAGGCAAAGGACCTAACCCATTGCCCATCATCCTTACCCACGGATGGCCTGACAGTTACCTTCGTTACGAAAAGATTATTCCTCTTCTCACTGATCCAGTCAGCTACGGCGGTGATCCTGAGGACTCTTTTGACGTCATTGTCCCTTCATTGCCCGGATTTGGATTCTCTAGTCGTCCTACCCTTTCTGGCGTCAACAACTTTCGTGTCTCCGAGATATGGGCTAAACTCTTGACAACAGAATTAGGATACAAAAAATTCGCTGCTGCAGGTGGGGATGTTGGCTCAGGTGTCACAAGATATCTAGCGGCTAACCATCCCGAGCTTTTGGTTGGAATCCATCTAACGGATGTCGGTATTATTAGAGATCTTTTGAATTCAAATGATGCTGAAGTCAGTTCTGAAGAAGAGCGACAGTATAAAAGAAATGCTGCAAAATGGATCTCTCAAGAGGGCGGCTATATGTCCCTACAATCCACAAAGCCTCAGACACTAGCTTATGGACTTTCCGATTCGCCGGTAGGCCTCGCCAGTTGGATTATTGAGAAATTTCGTTCATGGAGTGATTGTAATGGTGATCTCAGTCGAAAATTTAGCGAGGATGAGTTACTGACTCATATTATGATCTATTGGGTTACCAACACCATCGGTTCTTCAGCAAATATATATTATGAAAACTCGCATTCTTTACCACCATTAGGCCGCATCGAAGTGCCTACAGGTATTGCTATATTTCCAGCAGATATCGTATTACCTCCCCGAGAATGGGTTGAACGCAACCTTAACGTTACGCGTTGGACTTTAATGCCTCGTGGCGGACATTTTACCGCTATGGAAGAACCAGAGCTGATAGTCGATGACATTCGTGCGTTCTTTAGACCGCTTAGAACATTTTCATAA
- a CDS encoding helix-turn-helix domain-containing protein has product MPQVDRYKQRTVNVEFSAVEDCSALPYSGRFSLIFIKSGSIKGTLNERPISISAPGVFCLAEDDELQVNEKDKLAAQSFSFHPEFLNTTTLAETQDYFPTTPSIQTGRSLFQREHQNTAIPRITEKAYPLLFEWFFVLGTEVLAQSDELWVCRIKKYLIQILGLLEDLNRVSAHSPVDVVLDYIHTNYFKKISLEDLTNRAHVNRVTLNKLFQERCGYTAIGYLLSHRFKIACELLTHTGMSLNDIAGATGFEYDTYFIKQFTVKKGMSPTSYRTTSRRFATYQ; this is encoded by the coding sequence ATGCCGCAAGTAGATCGATACAAGCAGCGTACCGTAAATGTTGAATTTTCCGCGGTTGAGGATTGTAGTGCACTTCCTTATTCTGGTCGGTTTTCGCTGATTTTTATTAAATCAGGAAGTATTAAAGGGACATTAAACGAACGTCCTATATCTATTAGCGCTCCTGGTGTTTTTTGTCTGGCTGAAGATGACGAATTGCAAGTCAATGAGAAGGATAAGTTAGCAGCACAATCCTTTAGCTTTCATCCTGAATTTCTTAATACTACAACTCTTGCAGAAACACAGGACTACTTCCCAACGACTCCTAGCATACAAACAGGTCGTTCTCTTTTTCAAAGAGAGCATCAGAATACCGCCATTCCTCGCATAACCGAAAAAGCATATCCGCTTTTGTTCGAGTGGTTTTTTGTTCTGGGTACAGAAGTACTGGCGCAAAGTGATGAGCTCTGGGTGTGCAGAATAAAAAAGTATCTCATTCAGATACTGGGTTTGTTAGAGGATTTAAATCGAGTTAGCGCACACTCGCCTGTTGATGTAGTGCTAGACTATATTCATACAAATTATTTCAAGAAGATTTCGTTGGAGGACTTGACGAATCGCGCTCATGTGAACCGTGTGACGCTTAATAAATTGTTTCAGGAGAGATGCGGATATACTGCGATCGGCTACTTGCTCTCACATCGTTTTAAGATTGCTTGCGAGCTATTGACGCATACAGGTATGAGTCTTAATGATATTGCCGGTGCAACGGGATTTGAGTATGATACCTACTTTATCAAGCAATTTACAGTCAAGAAAGGTATGTCTCCGACATCTTACCGGACGACCTCTCGTAGGTTCGCGACCTATCAATAA
- a CDS encoding helix-turn-helix domain-containing protein translates to MNRHLNLLTLQEAVDFLQISRATINRWRKDKGLPFIKIGKDVFIDRDQLSFWVQNHSITLHRQQQTTNLSHTVTIGYQKYNAHLWSSLIIKELKWLEAELANSAIPTSVSWFEASSGPKLIEELIGGNIQIASIGDYPLTNLYKINLFLPNFKAKLLAFDGKSRNNQGISLMVGNHASHYDFSKLTSHSIAVLKHSSPWYRLYKSLGSQIDHLKIIDQNLNETLIDIAYRQIDAGVVCEPFPTLIKYNQTGKALPMEGEHEDYLSGVVAEESWTRRNENIVHAYLRAHLKAHQLIRNQPLYAGKLIASVTDFPLEVVVRVLSTIRWDAAIYERDIQTLREIANNYHPIPFLMTNNSDQFINDSFLKSAVEQLKLPQMRNSLLDGEWIRTSIY, encoded by the coding sequence ATGAATAGACATTTGAACTTACTTACTTTGCAAGAAGCTGTCGACTTCTTGCAAATAAGCCGCGCGACCATCAATAGATGGCGCAAAGACAAAGGACTTCCCTTCATAAAAATTGGGAAAGATGTCTTCATCGATCGCGATCAACTGTCTTTCTGGGTTCAAAATCACTCCATAACCTTGCATAGACAACAGCAAACAACGAATTTATCTCATACAGTAACTATCGGTTATCAAAAGTATAATGCTCATTTGTGGAGCTCCCTTATTATTAAGGAATTGAAGTGGTTAGAAGCAGAACTCGCCAATTCCGCAATCCCGACCAGCGTCAGCTGGTTTGAAGCGTCCAGTGGCCCAAAGCTTATTGAGGAATTGATTGGCGGCAACATTCAGATCGCATCCATAGGAGATTATCCTTTAACAAACCTGTATAAAATCAATTTATTTCTTCCAAACTTCAAAGCAAAATTACTCGCCTTTGATGGGAAAAGCAGGAATAATCAAGGCATTTCCCTTATGGTCGGAAACCATGCCTCCCATTATGATTTTTCTAAGCTTACTTCCCACTCCATCGCTGTGCTCAAACACTCCAGTCCTTGGTATCGCCTGTATAAGTCTTTAGGATCACAGATCGACCATTTGAAAATCATTGATCAAAATCTAAATGAGACGCTAATAGATATTGCGTATCGACAAATCGATGCGGGGGTCGTATGCGAGCCCTTCCCGACACTGATTAAATACAATCAGACAGGAAAAGCCCTTCCTATGGAGGGAGAGCATGAGGACTATCTTTCAGGAGTTGTTGCAGAAGAAAGCTGGACTAGAAGAAATGAAAACATTGTACATGCCTATTTGCGTGCACATCTGAAAGCCCATCAATTAATTCGGAATCAGCCTCTGTATGCAGGCAAATTAATTGCATCGGTTACAGATTTCCCCTTAGAAGTAGTCGTACGCGTACTGTCTACGATCCGTTGGGATGCCGCAATATATGAACGAGATATTCAAACCCTGCGGGAAATAGCAAATAATTACCATCCCATCCCGTTCCTAATGACGAATAATTCGGATCAGTTTATTAATGATAGCTTTCTAAAAAGTGCCGTCGAACAATTGAAATTACCACAAATGCGAAACTCATTGCTTGATGGGGAGTGGATTCGAACATCCATCTATTAA
- a CDS encoding FAD-dependent oxidoreductase, translating into MKNEAFMLDADVLVLGGGPAGTWAAYTAATMGARVILADKGYCGSSGATAPAGTTLLGTFNDSIRREQEINACLEKGDGLADRSWIEKLHDNNDAGTAKLVELGYPFPKDQNGLPIRRSLQGPEYMRLMRKSISKIGVKILDRSPALKLLTENEAVTGAMGVNTQTGKEWTVHAGAVIIATGGCAFLSRALGCNVLTGDGNLMAAEVGAELSGMEYSNEYGMAAGFSSVTKNYLFNWAKYYRSDDSEIENPNKRILARVMMNEPVRARLENGADQIESEMRRTQPNFFVPFDRQGINPFKDKFPIALRLEATVRGTGGINLTDQSCATSVKGLFAAGDAATRELVSGGTTGGGRINASWAIASGCLSGEGAARYALSHRKGVRTGFKLRNAHSAAKFLGHDGTKEVIRLVQNEVTPFSKNLFRTGDGLTNSLRTLDELWNHTGNGLISHEDVREVVRARETAAMVATARMMYASALERKESRGMHIRDDYPEQDPTMQYRLILKGVHQFSFRPQH; encoded by the coding sequence ATGAAGAATGAAGCATTCATGTTGGATGCCGATGTGCTTGTTTTGGGGGGAGGTCCTGCGGGGACATGGGCTGCCTATACAGCTGCTACGATGGGCGCCCGTGTCATATTGGCAGATAAAGGTTATTGCGGAAGCAGTGGAGCAACGGCTCCCGCAGGCACTACTCTATTGGGCACTTTCAATGATAGCATTCGAAGAGAGCAAGAGATTAACGCATGCTTAGAAAAGGGAGACGGTCTGGCGGATCGAAGCTGGATTGAAAAGCTTCATGATAATAATGATGCTGGAACCGCAAAATTAGTAGAGTTGGGCTACCCCTTCCCGAAAGACCAGAACGGTTTACCAATACGCAGAAGCTTGCAAGGTCCCGAATATATGCGCCTGATGCGCAAATCAATTTCCAAAATAGGCGTAAAGATTCTCGATCGTAGCCCTGCGCTAAAGCTTCTGACCGAGAATGAAGCCGTAACTGGAGCGATGGGGGTAAACACGCAGACAGGAAAGGAATGGACGGTACATGCAGGGGCGGTCATTATTGCAACAGGTGGCTGTGCATTTTTGAGCAGAGCGCTAGGCTGCAATGTTCTCACGGGCGATGGAAATCTAATGGCGGCTGAGGTTGGCGCTGAACTATCAGGGATGGAATATTCCAATGAGTATGGGATGGCAGCTGGCTTTTCTTCCGTTACCAAGAACTACTTGTTTAATTGGGCCAAATACTACCGCTCGGATGATTCCGAGATTGAGAACCCTAATAAAAGAATTTTAGCCAGGGTGATGATGAATGAACCGGTTCGCGCCCGTCTTGAGAATGGCGCCGATCAGATAGAATCTGAGATGCGCAGGACGCAGCCCAACTTTTTCGTACCTTTCGATAGACAAGGAATTAATCCCTTTAAGGACAAGTTTCCTATCGCATTGCGTTTGGAAGCCACGGTGAGAGGAACCGGAGGAATCAATTTAACGGATCAGTCATGTGCGACTTCTGTTAAAGGGCTGTTTGCAGCTGGAGACGCCGCGACACGCGAACTGGTCTCTGGCGGAACGACAGGCGGCGGGAGAATCAATGCTTCTTGGGCTATTGCTTCGGGATGTTTGTCGGGCGAAGGAGCTGCCCGCTATGCCTTGTCGCACCGGAAGGGAGTGCGAACCGGATTCAAGCTCAGAAATGCACATAGTGCCGCCAAGTTTCTGGGGCATGACGGAACGAAGGAAGTCATTCGTCTAGTGCAAAATGAAGTGACGCCTTTTAGTAAAAATCTGTTCAGAACTGGGGACGGACTTACAAATTCATTACGGACGCTTGATGAGCTTTGGAATCATACAGGCAATGGACTTATTTCGCATGAGGACGTGAGAGAAGTGGTCCGTGCGCGAGAAACGGCTGCCATGGTTGCAACTGCACGCATGATGTATGCGAGTGCATTAGAACGCAAAGAATCCCGCGGCATGCATATCCGTGACGACTATCCCGAGCAGGACCCTACTATGCAATATCGTTTAATACTCAAGGGGGTTCATCAATTCAGCTTTCGGCCACAACATTGA
- a CDS encoding 4Fe-4S dicluster domain-containing protein, with the protein MIQIISQERCVGCDWCIKVCPTDVFDKKDGFPVIARVSDCQTCYMCELYCPTNAMYVSPLIDEEEEIDEQALIENSIIGSYRKEIGWGKGLQSTASRDQFHLLNLINSNDCKL; encoded by the coding sequence ATGATTCAAATTATTAGCCAAGAACGCTGTGTAGGTTGTGATTGGTGCATCAAAGTATGTCCTACAGATGTTTTTGACAAAAAGGACGGCTTTCCAGTTATTGCACGGGTATCTGATTGTCAAACTTGTTATATGTGTGAGCTCTATTGTCCAACGAATGCCATGTATGTATCGCCATTAATCGATGAAGAAGAGGAAATCGATGAGCAAGCATTAATAGAAAACAGTATAATCGGCAGTTATCGCAAGGAAATAGGTTGGGGCAAGGGACTTCAATCAACGGCTTCACGTGATCAATTTCACTTGCTTAATTTAATTAACTCTAATGATTGTAAACTATAG
- a CDS encoding taurine ABC transporter substrate-binding protein, with translation MLDSHVNHKKQINKWTVSTLLVALSMLLLLAGCGSDRKDTTDSQGKARKKVVIGYLAMSDPQAAAAQLGFFHKHMDADITFQRFDSGPASLAALAAGSIQFMTELGNPPTANAISKGIPIEVIWLLEQYTTGVGLVVKENSSIHSLADLKGKKLAVVKGSTGDLVLSTALQSAGINASSIDIINMSPPNMVSAWKSGNIEAAITWDPAKSEMLNDGGRVILYAKDQEAPVVNLVVVNKKWAASHKHLVEGFVKAEVEGIEFFEKSPDEAHAAIAQWNSIAVDDVKERLKGINYVSLKDQLTPIGMGDDDAAQSIVQKALEMALQDGYKQGQIETIPDNIDAFINRSYVKSILDLKP, from the coding sequence ATGCTAGATTCACACGTTAACCACAAAAAGCAAATCAACAAATGGACAGTATCCACCTTGTTAGTCGCTTTATCTATGCTGCTTCTGTTGGCGGGATGCGGGTCGGATCGAAAGGATACTACCGATTCTCAAGGCAAGGCTAGAAAAAAGGTTGTTATTGGCTATTTGGCAATGTCCGACCCGCAAGCAGCGGCAGCGCAGCTAGGCTTTTTCCACAAGCACATGGATGCCGACATTACGTTCCAGCGCTTTGATTCCGGACCAGCCTCGCTGGCTGCATTAGCGGCGGGCTCTATTCAATTCATGACGGAGCTAGGCAATCCGCCCACGGCAAATGCAATTTCTAAAGGAATTCCGATCGAAGTCATCTGGTTATTAGAACAATATACGACAGGTGTCGGGCTAGTGGTAAAGGAAAATTCCTCTATACATTCGCTCGCTGATCTTAAAGGCAAAAAACTTGCCGTTGTAAAAGGCTCCACCGGAGATCTTGTTCTTTCGACGGCACTACAATCGGCAGGTATTAACGCCTCCAGTATAGACATTATTAATATGAGTCCTCCCAATATGGTATCCGCTTGGAAATCAGGAAATATTGAAGCTGCCATCACTTGGGACCCTGCAAAGTCAGAAATGCTTAACGATGGCGGCAGAGTCATCTTGTATGCTAAGGATCAAGAAGCGCCTGTGGTCAATCTTGTAGTCGTTAACAAAAAGTGGGCGGCTTCCCATAAGCATTTGGTTGAAGGGTTTGTTAAAGCGGAAGTAGAGGGCATCGAATTTTTTGAAAAATCGCCGGATGAAGCCCATGCTGCGATAGCGCAATGGAATTCAATCGCCGTTGATGATGTCAAAGAGCGACTGAAAGGAATTAATTACGTTTCATTAAAGGATCAGTTAACACCTATTGGCATGGGGGATGACGATGCTGCACAATCCATTGTGCAAAAGGCGTTAGAGATGGCTCTTCAGGATGGATACAAGCAAGGACAAATCGAAACAATCCCTGATAATATCGATGCATTTATTAATCGATCTTATGTGAAATCTATTTTAGATCTTAAGCCTTAG
- a CDS encoding ABC transporter ATP-binding protein, with product MIRIEHVSKTYDGSDDTVALIDIHAEINRGEFVTIVGPSGCGKTTLLNLLAGFETPSEGKIYVEDTLITGPSPERAMVFQQPTLLPWMNVLDNITYGLRLKHGKRNIDQQLVRELIGIMGLTGFEKHKVFHLSGGMQQRVAIARALLVSPSVLLMDEPFGALDAMTRQEMQQFLLRTWSQFKPNVIFITHDIEEAILLGTRIWVISPRPGKIVKQFVLEKEQKATFHVSLEFLELKKEIINLLHPNKEMED from the coding sequence ATGATTCGAATCGAGCACGTTTCAAAGACATATGACGGATCGGATGATACCGTTGCTCTAATTGATATACATGCTGAAATCAATAGAGGAGAGTTTGTAACGATCGTAGGTCCAAGCGGGTGCGGAAAAACCACCTTGCTTAACTTGTTGGCTGGTTTCGAGACACCCTCTGAGGGAAAGATTTATGTAGAAGATACCCTCATTACCGGTCCTAGTCCGGAACGCGCCATGGTATTTCAGCAGCCCACGCTTCTACCGTGGATGAATGTGCTGGATAATATCACTTATGGGCTGCGTCTGAAGCACGGCAAAAGAAACATTGATCAACAGCTAGTCCGCGAATTAATAGGTATTATGGGGCTGACTGGATTTGAGAAACATAAGGTTTTTCATCTCTCGGGAGGTATGCAACAGCGCGTAGCCATCGCTCGCGCATTGCTCGTATCTCCATCCGTGCTTCTGATGGATGAGCCATTTGGTGCTTTGGATGCAATGACGCGACAGGAAATGCAGCAATTTTTACTGCGTACATGGTCGCAATTTAAGCCTAATGTTATTTTTATTACCCATGACATTGAAGAAGCGATTTTACTAGGTACGAGGATCTGGGTCATATCGCCAAGGCCAGGCAAGATCGTTAAACAATTTGTGTTGGAAAAAGAGCAAAAAGCTACGTTTCATGTATCTCTTGAATTTTTGGAGTTAAAAAAGGAAATTATCAATTTGCTGCATCCTAACAAGGAAATGGAAGATTAA
- a CDS encoding ABC transporter permease, translating into MEQQSLRMKISSFIKYHLYFRIDANSIAKNQAGRSWKMKLAVFLFIIMAWSFITIGGNISPVILPSPAKVAHTFWNLLTVGYQNNTLGQHVLISVMRILVGFLAAAVTGILLGFAMSANRFLMNIFDPIIQLLTPIPPLIYIPLLQVWFGIGELPKILLIYICTLPFVVIGSISGVQSSKESMIRMSQSFGANPIQIFRYVVVPSALPEIITSLRLSLGRSWTCVVAAEMIAASSGLGWIGNMAGLQLQTDVVFVAVLCIAMLGLIMDTFLRWLQRRWVYWEGK; encoded by the coding sequence ATGGAGCAGCAGTCACTGCGAATGAAAATCTCCTCTTTCATCAAGTATCATCTCTATTTTCGTATAGATGCAAATAGCATAGCAAAGAACCAAGCAGGCCGCTCTTGGAAAATGAAGCTGGCGGTGTTCCTGTTTATCATTATGGCTTGGTCGTTCATCACGATTGGAGGAAACATATCGCCTGTCATTCTTCCGTCTCCCGCCAAAGTGGCGCATACCTTTTGGAATCTATTAACGGTAGGCTATCAAAATAACACATTGGGTCAGCATGTGCTCATCAGCGTAATGCGTATTTTAGTTGGGTTCCTTGCTGCTGCAGTAACTGGTATTCTACTTGGATTTGCAATGAGTGCGAACCGTTTTCTCATGAATATCTTTGATCCGATAATTCAATTATTAACCCCAATCCCTCCGCTGATTTATATTCCATTGCTTCAGGTATGGTTCGGGATTGGCGAACTGCCGAAAATACTATTGATCTATATCTGTACTCTTCCATTTGTAGTGATTGGCTCCATATCAGGCGTACAGAGCTCGAAAGAATCGATGATTCGCATGTCGCAAAGTTTCGGTGCCAACCCTATACAGATCTTTCGTTATGTTGTGGTGCCGTCTGCTCTACCAGAAATAATAACAAGCCTTAGGCTTTCGCTCGGTCGATCTTGGACCTGCGTGGTCGCTGCGGAAATGATAGCCGCTTCATCCGGTTTGGGATGGATTGGAAACATGGCTGGTCTGCAGCTTCAAACCGATGTCGTTTTTGTCGCTGTTCTTTGCATCGCCATGCTAGGATTGATAATGGACACATTCCTTCGATGGCTGCAAAGGCGTTGGGTTTATTGGGAGGGGAAATAA